One region of Vitis vinifera cultivar Pinot Noir 40024 chromosome 1, ASM3070453v1 genomic DNA includes:
- the LOC100250979 gene encoding zinc transporter 5, translating into MSSFTAMSFHLAPFIQFHALLVNLHVAIPLCAFSLFHVINASSLSALCLHLTMNRLSIFSLLLLLLLLPLLISAQCTCESDPEEQSSRTGATRYKLAAIFSILAASLIGVALPTLGKKIPALRPENDVFFAVKAFAAGVILATGFIHVLPDAFESLTSPCLGESPWGSFPFSGFVAMLSAIGTMMMDAFATGFYQRLQRSKAQPVKEDEEMQCENQDQVHGHPHGSGFVSGELGSPELARHRVIAQVLELGIVVHSVIIGISLGASESPKTIKPLVAALSFHQFFEGMGLGGCISQAKFKSKAVAVMVVFFSLTTPVGIAVGMGISNIYDENSPKALVVEGVFNSASAGILIYMALVDLVAADFMSPRMQTNFKLQIAANILLLLGTACMSLLAKWA; encoded by the exons ATGTCGTCATTTACGGCAATGTCTTTCCACTTGGCACCATTCATTCAATTCCACGCACTTTTAGTCAATCTACATGTCGCCATTCCACTCTGCgctttctctctttttcatgtcatcaatgCAAGCTCACTCTCCGCTCTGTGCCTCCATCTCACCATGAACCGCCTCTcaatcttttctcttcttcttcttcttcttcttctacctttGTTGATATCCGCGCAATGTACATGCGAGTCTGACCCAGAAGAACAGAGCAGCAGAACAGGCGCTACCCGATACAAATTGGCTGCCATTTTCTCGATTCTTGCCGCGAGTTTAATTGGGGTGGCGCTCCCAACCTTGGGCAAGAAAATCCCGGCATTGCGCCCGGAAAACGATGTGTTCTTCGCCGTGAAGGCCTTTGCTGCCGGGGTGATTCTGGCGACCGGGTTCATTCACGTGTTGCCGGATGCGTTCGAGTCTCTGACGAGCCCCTGCCTCGGCGAGAGCCCGTGGGGGAGTTTTCCGTTTAGTGGGTTCGTCGCTATGCTTTCGGCGATCGGGACGATGATGATGGATGCTTTTGCCACTGGGTTCTACCAGAGGTTGCAGCGGAGCAAGGCTCAGCCGGTGAAGGAAGACGAGGAAATGCAATGTGAGAATCAGGACCAGGTGCATGGTCATCCACATGGGTCCGGCTTCGTCTCCGGTGAACTGGGATCTCCGGAGCTAGCCCGCCACCGTGTGATAGCTCAG gtTTTGGAGTTGGGGATTGTAGTTCATTCGGTGATTATTGGGATTTCCTTGGGAGCTTCTGAAAGTCCAAAGACAATCAAGCCTCTTGTGGCTGCATTGTCCTTCCATCAGTTCTTTGAAGGCATGGGCCTTGGTGGATGCATTTCCCAG GCAAAATTCAAGTCTAAGGCAGTTGCAGTGATGGTGGTTTTCTTCTCCCTGACCACTCCAGTTGGGATAGCAGTTGGCATGGGGATATCAAATATTTACGACGAAAACAGCCCGAAGGCTCTGGTGGTGGAAGGAGTTTTCAACTCAGCCTCAGCTGGGATATTGATCTACATGGCCCTTGTCGACCTTGTTGCAGCAGACTTCATGAGCCCTAGAATGCAAACCAATTTCAAGCTCCAAATTGCAGCCAATATCTTGCTTCTTCTTGGTACAGCCTGCATGTCCCTCTTGGCCAAATGGGCTTAA